From the Mesotoga infera genome, the window ATTCAGTTTTTTTAGCTTAATGGAACTGGTCCTATAGAGAGTACGCACCTAACCTTGTAGTCTGGCAATTTCCATATGAACTAAGCTATTTCATGGTGCAATTGGTAATTTTCTGATGTTAGAAGAAATACTAGTCTCAGCGGGGCCTATTGATTGGTCTGTTCTTGCCACGAAGCAATTTGGAAAAACATTGATCAGTCTTGATTATATAGCATATATGATATATAATTACACTGTTGATGCTTTCGGAGAAGACGCATATGAGAATTCGAACTCTTTACAAAGGGTACAAGGTGCTTTTCTTTGAGAACGACGTACCGAAATTCCTTAATGATCTCGATGTGGACACAAAAGAAGAGATCGCTTCGAATTTCGGAGATATCGAAGCGATGGGTATTGCGCCAGAGCAGATCGGGAAACAGGGGAGGTTATACAAACCACTGGACTGTAGATGGGGGACCTTGTTTGAAATGAAACTTAGAACAAAGCAGAAAGAGGTAATACGGCTATACTTTCATCCTGACAGCGAAAATCTCCTTATAATCTTGTTGTTAGCAGTTTTCAAACAGGGGAGATCCAGAAGGCAGAATGCCGACATAGTCAAAGCCTGCAAACGTTTAGGGAAATACCTATTTGAAGCGCGTTGAAGGGGGTGGAAGTAGTGAGGTCTTTTGATGAACTCAAAAAAGAATGGTTGAAAGACGAGAAATTCGCTAGAGTCTACGATTCGAAGAGACCGCTTAGACTCTTCATTAGGGTCATAAAGTCTGCAAGGCTTGAAATGGGACTCTCGCAGAAGGATCTGGCCGAAGCAATAGGAACATCGCAATCGGTAATAGCAAGAATAGAAGCCGGTAAGCAGAACATATCGTATGAGATGATGAATAGGCTTTCCGATACACTTGATCTGAAGCTTCATATAATTGCTACCAAAGAGGAAGTTATAACATTGCCAACAGGACTTTGTGAGAAGCTGTTGACAGCTGGAGGTCTGGATGAGTCAAGCGATTACTCTAACGTGGTGAGAGAGACACTTGAAAATAGTCTTGAAGTGAGAGAAGTATTGGGAAGAAATCCTGAGTTCCTGAAAGAATTGTCAACAAAGATCAACCAGATAAGTGACGCATATCATATAGATGCTATCGATGCGATTAAGTACATCTTGACTCTTGGTGAAGCTACCTGGGAGAAGCTTGAATCAGAGCATGTATTGGATCAACCTGAAAGGTGTGACGAAGAATGCCTGGCCGGATGAACGGAAAGCAGTCCAGCGGTTATATTGAACTTATCCAAGCAATAGAGCTGCTTTCAATAAGAACTATGTCTCTGAGTTACAAAACTTATGATAAGAGCAACCTATCCGAACAACACGGTTCTGTTAACGTTCGAAAAGGTTCTATTGAGCTG encodes:
- a CDS encoding helix-turn-helix domain-containing protein, with translation MGLSQKDLAEAIGTSQSVIARIEAGKQNISYEMMNRLSDTLDLKLHIIATKEEVITLPTGLCEKLLTAGGLDESSDYSNVVRETLENSLEVREVLGRNPEFLKELSTKINQISDAYHIDAIDAIKYILTLGEATWEKLESEHVLDQPERCDEECLAG